Sequence from the Ancalomicrobiaceae bacterium S20 genome:
CCATCTTGCGGCCGACCAGATCGAGCGCCTGGATGCCGTTGGTGCCCTCGTAGAGCTGGGCGATGCGGCAGTCGCGGACGTACTGCTCCTGGCCATGCTCGCGGATGAAGCCGTGGCCGCCATAGACCTGCACGCCGATGTTGGCGACCTCGAAGCCGAGGTCGGTCATCAGCGCCTTCACGATCGGCGTCACCAGCGCGACGAAGTCGTCGGCCTCGACACGCTTGACCGGGTCGGGGTGGTGCTTGGAGACGTCGATCGCCTGCGCGGCCCAACCGGCGAGCGCCCGGCAGCCCTGCGTGTAGGCACGGGCGGTCAGGAGCATGCGGCGGACGTCCGGGTGCACGACAATCGGGTCGGCCGGCTTCTCGGGCTGCTTGGCGCCCGAGAGCGCGCGGCCCTGCAGGCGGTCCCTGGCGTAGGCGACGGCGTTCTGGTAGGCGACCTCGGCGATGCCGAGACCCTGCATGCCGACGCCGAGACGGGCCTCGTTCATCATCGTGAACATGGCGCGCATGCCCTTGTTGGCCTCACCGACCAACCAGCCCTTGGCGCCGTCGAAGTTCATCACGCACGTTGAGGAGGCCTTGATGCCCATCTTGTGCTCGATCGAACCGACCGCCGCGCCGTTGCGCTGCCCCGGCCGGCCATCCTCGGTCGGCAGGAACTTCGGCACGAGGAACAGCGAGATACCCGCCGTCCCCTTCGGCGCGCCGGGCAGGCGTGCCAACACCAGATGGATGATGTTCTCGGTCAGGTCATGCTCGCCGGCCGAGATGAAGATTTTTGTTCCGGTGATCGAATAGCTGCCGTCGTCCTGCGGCGTGGCGCTCGTCTTCAGGAGACCGAGGTCGGTGCCACAGTGCGGTTCGGTCAGGCACATTGTGCCGGACCAGGTGCCGTCGACGATCTTCGGCAGATACTCGGCCTTGAGCGCCTCGTTGCCGTGGGCGTGAAGGGCCTTGTAGAAGCCGTGGCTCAGCCCCGGATACATGCCGAACGACAGGTTCGCCGCGCAGATCATCTCCGAGACGAAGGTGTTCACGACGCTCGGCGCGCCCTGCCCGCCATAGGCCGGGTCGCAGGCGAGCGAGGTCCAGCCGCCTTCGCGGAACAGGTCGTAGGCTTGCTTGAAGCCTTTCGGCGTGCGCACCACGCCGTTTTCGAGCGTGCAGCCCTCCTCGTCGCCGGAGCGATTGAGCGGGAACAGCACCTCCTCGCAGATCTTCGCCGCCTCTTCGAGCACGGGGTCGATCAGGTCGCGGGTGAATTCCTCGTAGCCCGGCAGGGCGGCGATCTCGTCGCCCTGCATCAGTTCGAACATCACGAAGCGCATGTCCCGGAGGGGCGCCTTGTAGAGCGGCATGAGAATCCTCCCGAGTTCAGTTGCGGAGCGGCTTGCCGGTCTCGAGCATGTGCTCGACGCGGGCCAGCGTGCCGGGATGGCGGACGAGCGACATGAACGCCTCGCGCTCGAGTTCGAGCACGGCATTCTCGTCGATCGGCTTGATGAAGTCGGTATCGCCGCCCGACAGCACGCGGGCGAGCGCGCCGGAGACGACGATGTCATGCGGCGTCGCCTTGCCGAGCTTGGCGAAGCTGTCGACCGCCATCTGCATGGCGGTCAGGCCGGTCGGGCCCGGCAGCACATACTCCGGCGGCTTCGGCGGCGCGTAATCGGCGACCAAGGCGAGCGCACGGGCCTTGGCGTCGGCGAGCAGCCGGTAGCGGTTCATGGTGATGCCGTCGGT
This genomic interval carries:
- a CDS encoding acyl-CoA dehydrogenase C-terminal domain-containing protein; this translates as MPLYKAPLRDMRFVMFELMQGDEIAALPGYEEFTRDLIDPVLEEAAKICEEVLFPLNRSGDEEGCTLENGVVRTPKGFKQAYDLFREGGWTSLACDPAYGGQGAPSVVNTFVSEMICAANLSFGMYPGLSHGFYKALHAHGNEALKAEYLPKIVDGTWSGTMCLTEPHCGTDLGLLKTSATPQDDGSYSITGTKIFISAGEHDLTENIIHLVLARLPGAPKGTAGISLFLVPKFLPTEDGRPGQRNGAAVGSIEHKMGIKASSTCVMNFDGAKGWLVGEANKGMRAMFTMMNEARLGVGMQGLGIAEVAYQNAVAYARDRLQGRALSGAKQPEKPADPIVVHPDVRRMLLTARAYTQGCRALAGWAAQAIDVSKHHPDPVKRVEADDFVALVTPIVKALMTDLGFEVANIGVQVYGGHGFIREHGQEQYVRDCRIAQLYEGTNGIQALDLVGRKMGAHAGRYLRTFFHPVSDFIQTKMEDEALGEFVQPLAKAFVRLQQATAEVARRGLARPDEAGAAATEYLRLFGLVALAYLWARSAEISLPKVGTDQDPDGFYRAKVATARFYMERLLPQTSGLFAAIMAGGKSIMAFEEADF